One genomic region from Bacillus alveayuensis encodes:
- a CDS encoding hypothetical protein (product_source=Hypo-rule applied; cath_funfam=1.10.340.20; pfam=PF08958; superfamily=116922), giving the protein MEMRKANEEMIALLCQWDPLGYGEDAYETEIVDVIEAVHRLNHALKLAKKIQSIYEFSFEEIIPLSECEKIAKKLLRIKHHISCDLF; this is encoded by the coding sequence TTGGAAATGAGAAAAGCTAATGAAGAAATGATTGCATTGCTTTGCCAATGGGATCCGCTCGGCTATGGAGAAGATGCTTATGAAACGGAAATCGTTGATGTCATAGAAGCTGTCCATCGTTTGAATCACGCTTTGAAATTAGCGAAAAAAATCCAATCCATTTATGAATTCTCTTTTGAAGAAATAATTCCTCTTTCTGAATGTGAGAAAATAGCCAAGAAATTATTGCGTATAAAACACCATATTTCATGTGATCTCTTTTGA